In one window of Erinaceus europaeus chromosome 17, mEriEur2.1, whole genome shotgun sequence DNA:
- the LRRC32 gene encoding transforming growth factor beta activator LRRC32, translated as MSHQILLLLAVLIPGLTTSQHQDKVPCKVVDKEGLCQGLGLLQVPSLLPLDIEALDLSGNQLQRLLVSPLSLYTGLHHLDLSSNQISFLQPGVFQALPLLQHLNLAHNHLGVDPALNGGGLGLLPRVTTLDLSGNSLHSGLVERLLGQAPALRSLSLAQNSLMHLAHHAFWGTPALEWLDLHSNVLMDIEDGAFEALPHLAHLNLSRNSLTCISDFSLQHLQVLDLSCNSIEAFRTAPGPGAEYQLTWLDLRDNKLLHFPDLAALTRLRYLNVSNNLIQLPMGLAPDRGDIKASSDGWSALPTSSPGWNASTCSLSQLLNLDLSYNELELIPEGFLEHLTSLRFLNLSRNCLRAFGAQRAGSLPSLVLLDLSHNALETLETGTQALGALRTLSLQHNALQDLPLATFSGLASLHDLNLQGNRVRVCLGPSQPGSPAPPGCVAFSGLSSLRSLNLVDNELETLPAGAFLHTPLAELDLSANPGLEVAPGALAGLEASLEVLALRGNGLAELLVDLPCFSCLKQLNLAENRLSRLPAWTQAVSLEVLDLRNNSFSLLPGSAMGALEASLRRLYLQGNPLSCCGNGWLATQLHQGRMDVDATQDLVCRFGSHEEVALSHVRPEDCEQGGLGTVNLILLLTFALVSLILLTTLATCCCVRRQKFSQQYKA; from the exons ATGAGCCACCAGATCCTGCTGCTTCTGGCTGTACTGATTCCAGGCCTGACCACCTCCCAACACCAGGACAAAGTTCCCTGTAAAGTG GTGGACAAGGAAGGCCTGTGTCAGGGTCTTGGCCTGCTGCAGGTGCCCTCGCTGCTCCCTCTGGACATAGAGGCCCTGGACCTGTCTGGAAACCAGCTACAGAGACTCCTGGTCTCCCCCCTAAGCCTCTACACAGGGCTGCACCACTTGGACCTGAGCTCCAACCAGATCAGCTTCCTCCAGCCGGGTGTCTTCCAGGCCCTGCCCCTCCTGCAGCACCTGAACCTGGCCCACAACCACCTGGGTGTGGACCCTGCTCTGAACGGGGGTGGCCTGGGCCTGCTGCCACGCGTGACCACCCTGGACCTGTCTGGGAACAGTCTGCACAGCGGCCTGGTAGAGCGCCTTCTGGGGCAGGCACCGGCCTTGCGCAGCCTCTCCCTGGCCCAGAACAGCCTGATGCACCTGGCCCACCATGCCTTCTGGGGGACACCAGCCCTGGAGTGGCTGGACCTGCACAGCAACGTGCTCATGGACATTGAAGATGGTGCCTTTGAGGCCCTACCCCACCTGGCACACCTCAACCTCTCCAGGAACTCGCTCACCTGCATCTCCGACTTCAGTCTCCAACATCTGCAGGTGCTGGACCTGAGCTGCAACAGCATCGAGGCCTTCCGGACAGCGCCTGGGCCCGGGGCCGAGTACCAGCTGACCTGGCTCGACCTGCGGGACAATAAACTACTCCACTTCCCTGACCTGGCAGCTCTGACCAGGCTCCGCTACTTGAATGTGTCCAACAACCTCATTCAGTTGCCCATGGGGCTGGCCCCGGACCGAGGGGACATCAAGGCATCTTCTGATGGCTGGTCAGCCCTACCCACCTCCAGCCCTGGCTGGAATGCTAGCACCTGCTCGCTCTCCCAGCTCTTGAACCTAGATCTGAGCTACAATGAGCTAGAGCTCATCCCCGAGGGCTTCCTGGAGCACCTGACCTCACTGCGATTCCTGAACCTCAGTCGCAACTGTTTGCGGGCCTTTGGGGCCCAACGGGCAGGCTCCCTGCCCAGCCTGGTGCTCCTGGACCTCAGCCACAATGCGCTGGAGACCCTGGAGACAGGCACACAGGCACTGGGGGCTCTGAGGACTCTGTCCCTGCAGCATAATGCCCTGCAGGACCTGCCCCTGGCCACCTTCTCTGGCCTGGCCAGTCTGCATGATCTCAACCTGCAGGGAAACCGAGTCAGAGTCTGCCTGGGGCCCAGCCAGCCTGGTTCTCCAGCCCCCCCAGGCTGTGTGGCTTTTTCTGGCCTATCCTCCCTCCGCAGCCTAAACCTGGTAGACAATGAGCTGGAAACCCTCCCGGCTGGGGCCTTCCTCCACACCCCCCTGGCTGAGCTGGACCTTTCTGCCAACCCTGGGTTGGAGGTGGCCCCCGGGGCCTTGGCTGGCCTAGAAGCCTCCTTGGAGGTTCTGGCCCTGCGGGGGAATGGGCTGGCCGAGCTGCTGGTGGACCTGCCTTGCTTCAGCTGCCTCAAGCAGCTGAATCTGGCCGAGAACCGCCTGAGCCGCCTGCCCGCCTGGACACAGGCCGTGTCCCTGGAGGTGCTGGACCTGAGGAACAACAGCTTCAGCCTGCTGCCAGGCAGCGCCATGGGCGCCCTGGAGGCCAGCCTGCGGCGCCTCTACCTGCAGGGCAACCCGCTCAGCTGCTGTGGCAATGGCTGGCTGGCCACCCAGCTCCACCAGGGCCGTATGGATGTGGACGCCACCCAGGACCTGGTCTGCCGCTTTGGCTCCCATGAAGAGgtggctttgagccatgtgcggcCTGAGGACTGTGAGCAGGGAGGCCTGGGGACCGTTAACCTCATCCTCCTCCTGACCTTTGCCCTGGTCTCCCTCATCCTCCTCACCACACTGGCCACCTGCTGCTGTGTGCGCCGGCAGAAATTCAGCCAGCAGTACAAAGCCTAG